In the genome of Pseudopipra pipra isolate bDixPip1 chromosome 4, bDixPip1.hap1, whole genome shotgun sequence, one region contains:
- the GABRG1 gene encoding gamma-aminobutyric acid receptor subunit gamma-1 isoform X3: MKVLMLNSNMVGKIWIPDTFFRNSRKSDAHWITTPNRLLRIWSDGRVLYTLRLTINAECYLQLHNFPMDEHSCPLEFSSYGYPRNEIEYKWKKTSVEVADPKYWRLYQFAFVGLRNTTEISHTLSGDYIIMTIFFDLSRRMGYFTIQTYIPCILTVVLSWVSFWINKDAVPARTSLGITTVLTMTTLSTIARKSLPKVSYVTAMDLFVSVCFIFVFAALMEYGTLHYFTSNRKGDKGKQKKAKSKPSKPPAIAVRPGSTLIPINNINHLPERDDDYGYECLEGKDCASFFCCFEDCRTGSWREGRIHIRIAKIDSYSRIFFPTAFALFNLVYWIGYLYL; the protein is encoded by the exons ATGAAGGTGCTTATGCTTAATAGCAATATGGTTGGAAAAATTTGGATTCCAGACACTTTCTTCAGGAACTCAAGGAAATCTGATGCTCACTGGATTACAACTCCAAATCGTTTGCTTCGAATCTGGAGTGATGGAAGAGTATTATACACTCTAAG GCTGACAATTAATGCTGAATGTTATCTTCAGCTTCATAATTTTCCTATGGATGAACACTCCTGTCCTCTGGAGTTTTCAAGCT aTGGATATCCCAGAAATGAAATTGAATACAAATGGAAGAAAACCTCTGTGGAAGTGGCAGATCCAAAATACTGGAGATTGTATCAGTTTGCATTTGTAGGGTTACGAAACACAACTGAAATTTCTCATACCTTGTCTG gtgATTATATTATTATGACAATCTTCTTTGATCTCAGCAGACGTATGGGATATTTTACTATTCAGACATACATTCCTTGTATACTCACAGTTGTTCTTTCATGGGTGTCATTTTGGATCAATAAAGATGCAGTTCCTGCAAGGACTTCTCTGG GCATCACAACGGTGCTGACCATGACAACACTGAGTACAATTGCCAGAAAGTCACTCCCAAAGGTTTCCTATGTGACAGCAATGGACCTTTTTGTCtcagtttgtttcatttttgtgttTGCTGCCTTGATGGAATATGGCACCTTGCATTACTTTACCAGCAATAGAAAAGGggacaaaggaaaacaaaagaaggcAAAATCTAAGCCATCA aaaccACCTGCAATCGCTGTTCGACCTGGATCAACGCTAATTCCAATTAATAACATTAATCATCTCCCTGAACGTGATGATGATTATGGATATGAGTGCCTTGAAGGAAAAGACTGTGCTagcttcttttgttgttttgaagACTGCCGCACAGGATCTTGGCGAGAAGGAAGAATACACATCCGTATTGCAAAAATTGACTCCTATTCTCGAATATTCTTTCCTACTGCCTTTGCATTATTCAATCTTGTTTATTGGATTGGCTATCTTTATCTATAA